The proteins below are encoded in one region of Pseudomonadota bacterium:
- a CDS encoding SurA N-terminal domain-containing protein, whose amino-acid sequence MLQSLRNSSQSWVMRIFLCLLAIGFIGFFGSGVDFAQIWGGGRNPVVITIGSRKITASELVGRMQKLAATKLPPGTDLTPYKNLIKEQVKQQIITETLLDLEVERLGLIVGDAQVRRAIQSMDPFLDEDGYFDKQRFAGVLYSMQTSEKEFIEIIRRELQRKQLVQALISGVLAPNNMVAPFLAWMQEKRTVELLEVIASEVAAPLPTPEQIETFYKDNPKLFTAPEHRTISLIALTPEAVLAQVQLSEEEIAEEFETRHKAGSRLLTEAQSDKVLQEIKQERAEKLFHELSIQIEDDLGSGSSLEEISQSHGLPLVRLTKVQANRTFQPAPNSAPLSQTLIKDVVAQAFETGINEDIDLVETDMGAFLALRVEKITPATIKPLAEVRNEVIKYWQQNQQMQAATKKAQSIVDAPQALQGLNSFAQDKALRHKAGITLTRSPDDHTDLIPPKLRHDIFASALNTPVMGTTANGFVIARVTNIQRDKGPASTQDLDKLSKRLQIQLQDDVINELLDALYRQYGYEENKKALEAI is encoded by the coding sequence ATGTTGCAATCTTTGCGTAATAGTTCCCAATCATGGGTGATGCGAATTTTTTTATGCCTTTTGGCGATTGGCTTTATTGGCTTTTTTGGCTCCGGTGTCGATTTCGCCCAAATATGGGGCGGCGGTCGCAACCCAGTGGTTATCACCATTGGCAGCCGCAAAATCACAGCGAGTGAACTAGTTGGTCGTATGCAAAAACTTGCAGCAACCAAGCTTCCTCCGGGAACAGACCTGACTCCCTATAAAAACTTGATCAAAGAACAAGTAAAGCAACAGATCATCACCGAAACACTGTTGGACCTAGAAGTAGAGCGTTTGGGCCTCATTGTTGGCGACGCGCAAGTGCGCCGTGCTATTCAGAGCATGGACCCTTTCCTGGATGAAGACGGCTACTTTGATAAGCAGCGCTTTGCAGGAGTCTTGTACAGTATGCAAACCTCAGAAAAAGAATTTATAGAAATAATCCGCCGGGAACTGCAAAGAAAACAATTGGTTCAAGCTCTAATTTCAGGTGTCTTGGCCCCGAACAATATGGTAGCCCCTTTCTTGGCATGGATGCAGGAAAAGCGCACAGTAGAGCTTCTGGAAGTCATTGCTAGTGAAGTTGCAGCGCCTCTGCCCACACCTGAACAAATAGAAACTTTTTACAAAGACAATCCAAAATTGTTTACTGCTCCTGAACACCGTACGATCAGTTTGATTGCACTCACTCCTGAAGCAGTCCTTGCACAAGTACAACTTTCAGAAGAAGAAATTGCCGAAGAGTTCGAAACCCGACATAAAGCTGGGAGCCGTTTACTCACCGAAGCTCAATCTGACAAAGTCCTTCAAGAAATTAAGCAGGAACGGGCGGAAAAACTCTTCCACGAGCTTAGTATACAAATTGAAGATGATCTGGGCAGTGGAAGCAGCCTTGAGGAAATCAGCCAATCCCACGGCTTACCTCTTGTAAGATTAACTAAAGTTCAAGCTAATCGCACGTTCCAGCCTGCTCCAAATTCGGCTCCCTTGAGCCAAACGCTTATCAAGGATGTTGTGGCACAAGCGTTTGAAACGGGAATAAATGAGGATATTGACCTTGTTGAAACCGATATGGGGGCATTTTTAGCCCTTCGAGTAGAAAAAATCACTCCTGCAACCATCAAGCCCCTGGCAGAAGTAAGGAATGAAGTCATCAAATACTGGCAGCAGAATCAGCAAATGCAAGCTGCAACCAAGAAAGCTCAGAGCATTGTTGATGCTCCCCAAGCCTTACAAGGATTGAACAGCTTTGCCCAAGACAAGGCATTACGACACAAAGCCGGTATCACCCTTACACGTAGCCCAGATGATCACACGGATCTTATTCCCCCTAAATTGCGCCACGACATTTTCGCAAGCGCCTTAAATACTCCTGTTATGGGCACAACAGCAAACGGATTTGTCATTGCTCGCGTTACAAATATTCAAAGAGATAAAGGGCCTGCCAGCACCCAAGACCTTGACAAATTATCCAAGCGACTCCAAATACAATTACAAGACGATGTTATTAATGAATTACTGGATGCGCTGTATCGTCAATATGGTTATGAAGAGAACAAGAAAGCACTTGAGGCCATTTAG
- a CDS encoding mechanosensitive ion channel domain-containing protein: protein MRELCQNLLNSVGTGWLNVAVTSTLLISLTIVSYGIAKKYLLNLINGALTHKQPKWKKILKRHQPFKQLVYMVPTLFLYFWVQYLPIEEETTKRLTQFLNSYIIVNVTLLLGNLISAVGAIYKTYPISREKPIKTYLQLLSIFSYFIGIVTSIFVLLDINPVGFLGSVSVLTTVLLFVFKDTILSFIAGMQIVSNNLIQNGDWIEAPQFGADGSVIEVALHVVKIQNWDKTIVSIPTYKLVDSGFKNWRGMYNSGGRRIKRALLLDQTSVRLIGRDELSKILKAPQLADTFNTKEWAEEHKSGLQTNLGAFRSYVQAFLRHHPQINQDLTFIIRLLDPTPQGVPLEIYVFTNDTAWSVYERIQAEIFEQLIATIPLFGLRIFQDPTGYDYILSGSPTLAAANTEESRKQAPGIL from the coding sequence ATGAGAGAGTTATGTCAAAATCTACTTAATTCAGTAGGGACAGGATGGCTGAATGTTGCCGTTACCTCAACCCTGCTGATTTCACTCACCATTGTCAGTTATGGGATTGCAAAAAAATATCTACTGAACCTGATTAATGGTGCATTGACGCACAAGCAACCCAAGTGGAAAAAAATTCTTAAACGGCACCAACCTTTTAAACAGCTAGTGTATATGGTTCCCACACTATTTTTGTACTTTTGGGTGCAGTATTTACCTATCGAGGAAGAGACCACAAAAAGGCTAACGCAGTTCTTAAATTCTTACATCATTGTGAACGTAACTTTACTTCTGGGGAATTTGATTTCGGCAGTGGGAGCAATCTATAAGACCTATCCCATATCGCGTGAAAAACCCATTAAGACCTATTTGCAATTGTTGAGCATCTTCTCCTATTTCATTGGCATCGTAACCAGTATTTTCGTCCTGCTCGACATAAACCCCGTAGGATTTCTCGGCAGTGTTTCAGTGTTGACGACTGTCCTCTTGTTCGTGTTTAAAGACACCATCTTATCGTTTATCGCTGGTATGCAGATCGTCAGCAACAACTTAATTCAAAATGGCGACTGGATTGAAGCGCCGCAATTTGGTGCTGACGGCTCAGTAATTGAGGTAGCCCTGCACGTTGTTAAAATTCAAAACTGGGATAAAACCATCGTCAGCATACCTACATATAAACTGGTTGACTCCGGCTTTAAAAATTGGCGCGGTATGTACAACTCAGGCGGACGCCGTATCAAGCGAGCTCTCTTGCTCGATCAAACCAGTGTGCGACTAATAGGCAGGGATGAACTTTCAAAAATCCTCAAAGCCCCACAACTAGCTGATACCTTTAACACAAAAGAATGGGCTGAAGAACATAAGTCCGGTTTGCAAACCAACCTTGGTGCTTTTCGCTCATATGTGCAGGCTTTCCTGCGCCACCACCCACAAATTAATCAAGATCTCACGTTTATCATTCGTTTGCTAGACCCCACACCTCAGGGCGTCCCGCTTGAGATTTACGTCTTTACCAATGATACAGCCTGGTCAGTCTATGAGCGCATCCAAGCAGAAATTTTTGAGCAGTTAATTGCAACAATTCCATTGTTTGGCTTGAGAATTTTTCAAGATCCAACTGGGTATGATTATATCCTCAGCGGTTCACCCACATTGGCTGCTGCCAACACCGAAGAGTCACGTAAACAAGCTCCAGGTATACTTTAG
- a CDS encoding metallophosphoesterase encodes MLRYFLFCVVFAGAISSLMNSCAVQAKVTSADTHQRQVPQRIIAIGDLHGNLSVTKRALVLAGAIDQNDRWIGGELVVVQVGDLIDRGANDKAVIDFLETLKKQAKQAGGQLITLLGNHEFMNVLGDYRYVSKEGVDEFKVFSKNEDPYSGRFQAFKPGGPYARTLAHNPVTIVIGDTLFVHAGLRKCFLYYGLERINKEAQQFLRGELKNPPQFVIDSDGPIWTRRYSKGPSREDCAELKQVLSQLNCTRMVVGHTVQSDGIASTCDGMCWMVDIGLTFSPDKVEVLEITPSGLKVLKEHSP; translated from the coding sequence ATGTTAAGGTATTTTTTGTTTTGTGTGGTCTTTGCAGGAGCTATCAGTAGCCTGATGAACAGCTGTGCAGTACAAGCCAAGGTTACATCCGCAGATACACACCAGCGGCAAGTTCCTCAAAGAATTATTGCAATTGGGGATTTACACGGCAATCTCTCGGTAACCAAAAGAGCGCTCGTCTTAGCAGGAGCTATTGACCAAAATGACCGTTGGATTGGTGGAGAGCTTGTTGTTGTGCAAGTTGGTGATCTGATTGATCGTGGAGCAAATGACAAAGCTGTTATTGATTTTCTAGAAACTCTAAAAAAACAAGCAAAACAAGCTGGCGGTCAACTCATCACACTTTTAGGTAATCATGAATTCATGAATGTTTTGGGTGATTATAGGTATGTTTCTAAAGAAGGGGTGGATGAATTTAAGGTGTTCTCGAAAAACGAAGATCCATACAGCGGACGTTTTCAAGCCTTCAAGCCTGGGGGGCCTTACGCAAGAACGTTGGCTCATAACCCAGTAACCATTGTTATCGGTGACACTTTGTTTGTTCATGCAGGTCTAAGGAAATGTTTTTTATACTACGGTCTTGAACGAATCAATAAAGAAGCACAGCAGTTTTTAAGAGGTGAGCTCAAAAATCCACCCCAGTTTGTAATCGATTCAGATGGCCCCATTTGGACACGTCGTTATTCTAAGGGTCCATCAAGAGAAGATTGTGCAGAACTGAAACAAGTTTTATCTCAGCTCAATTGTACAAGAATGGTTGTTGGGCACACAGTTCAATCTGATGGGATTGCATCAACTTGCGATGGTATGTGTTGGATGGTTGATATTGGGCTGACATTCTCTCCAGACAAAGTTGAAGTTCTAGAAATCACACCATCAGGATTAAAAGTCCTAAAGGAACACAGTCCGTAA